One Coffea arabica cultivar ET-39 chromosome 5c, Coffea Arabica ET-39 HiFi, whole genome shotgun sequence DNA window includes the following coding sequences:
- the LOC113689053 gene encoding uncharacterized protein, translated as MLVLVIQNEEGQEGTLMQHPKRPNLSSLQVPVRSLENTLSSFARIDIPSPSSTRNGLPPRPSSAKFMSSMKNLLPQKSSKGKNLSHDGEKTVLIAPDTPPSDKPSNRPSTSRSFSLNKILFSSSTTSTHSLPVTPMTDASTYEVEESNLNGHTYLPKHEVEQQMQRSFSVPVNVKVKSLRRTDSSGCLVRVISATPRPRTDEKNVVDNATEIETACDDAAEDIPEEEAVCRICLVELGEGGETFKMECSCKGELALAHKECAIKWFSIKGNKKDVQNLPVTLLKIQNPANVVRRPPVGAQQMEVTRYRLWQDIPILVMISMLAYFCFLEQLLVSDMGPRALAISLPFSCALGFISTMIASTMGKIFLLFLLLAISIFTFLVWYYFLYLLDQNRAFSGYLHRIYTLSI; from the exons ATGCTTGTTCTTGTAATTCAGAATGAAGAAGGACAAGAGGGCACCTTAATGCAACATCCAAAACGTCCAAacctttcttctttgcaagtACCTGTGAGGTCCTTGGAAAACACATTGTCTAGTTTTGCACGAATTGACATTCCTAGTCCAAGTTCTACGAGGAATGGGTTACCTCCTAGACCAAGCTCAGCAAAATTTATGTCATCCATGAAAAATCTTCTTCCACAGAAAAGCTCCAAGGGAAAGAACCTTTCCCATGATGGTGAGAAAACAGTTCTCATAGCTCCCGATACTCCACCTTCTGATAAGCCTTCAAACAGGCCTTCTACCTCCAGGTCATTTTCTCTCAACAAAATTTTGTTCTCTTCATCGACAACATCAACACATTCTTTGCCAGTTACTCCAATGACAGATGCAAGTACCTATGAAGTAGAGGAAAGTAACTTAAATGGCCACACTTATTTACCT AAGCATGAGGTTGAGCAGCAAATGCAACGCTCATTCTCAGTTCCCGTAAATGTTAAAGTTAAAAGCCTAAGACGGACAGATTCTTCAGGATGTTTGGTTCGTGTAATATCAGCAACCCCTCGGCCTAGAACAGATGAGAAAAATGTAGTAGACAATGCTACAGAGATAGAAACAG CATGTGATGATGCTGCAGAAGATATACCAGAAGAAGAGGCAGTGTGTAGGATATGTTTGGTCGAACTTGGAGAAGGCGGTGAAACATTTAAAATGGAGTGCAGTTGCAAAGGAGAGCTTGCACTTGCCCACAAGGAATGTGCAATTAAGTGGTTTAGTATTAAAGGCAACAAGAAGGATGTTCAGAATCTTCCAGTAACATTATTGAAAATACAGAATCCAGCTAATGTCGTAAGAAGGCCGCCAGTAGGTGCGCAGCAGATGGAAGTGACTCGTTACAG GCTCTGGCAAGACATACCAATCCTTGTCATGATCAGCATGCTAGCATATTTCTGCTTTCTGGAGCAGCTTCTG GTATCTGACATGGGACCTCGTGCACTTGCGATTTCTTTACCTTTTTCTTGTGCACTAGGCTTCATTTCAACCATGATAGCTTCTACTATGGGTAAGATTTTTTTACTGTTTCTTCTGCTGGCGATTTCTATATTTACTTTCCTTGTTTGGTACTATTTTCTCTATCTTTTGGACCAAAATAGGGCCTTTAGTGGTTATTTGCATCGCATTTATACACTCTCAATATAG
- the LOC113689054 gene encoding diaboline synthase produces MDASLQFEIISETVIKPSSPTPPPLRYHKLSSVDQAMPPNYRIRLAFFYANIKGTRWLANEISQLLKSSLSKALAQYYPFAGRLMKNGYMIDCNDMGAQFTEGRINSRVAEIRKQLSSSSEKVQDLIFARSLFSGPASANHRSLVFVQLSSFNCGGIVLSVSINHRIADASSVSTFMNDWAAIARQTSDIPSPHLHGASLFPLVDGQQYRHPFPPKPDQGKYAKRILAFHASKIGELKAAALNSGVENPTRFEVVSALLYSCFMSAASKANSGSHIRPSIFFNAVNFRQIIVPPLPQNSVGNFATYFLTSVDNNAEVKLPELVNKLREGKTKLRKECTENINAIPSKLKASHSASPTAAIETINSDCYGCSSWCRFPFYGVDFGWGTPSLVYPAIIPEQNANILVLIDMEDGNGIYAHLILKELDMSLLEENEVLLAYASLDA; encoded by the coding sequence ATGGATGCCTCGCTGCAGTTTGAGATAATTTCTGAAACAGTCATCAAGCCTTCCTCACCCACTCCTCCTCCTTTGAGATACCACAAGCTCTCATCGGTAGATCAAGCAATGCCACCAAACTATCGGATCCGGTTGGCTTTCTTCTATGCTAATATTAAGGGAACTCGTTGGCTTGCCAATGAAATATCACAACTGCTTAAAAGTTCTCTCTCAAAAGCTCTTGCCCAGTATTACCCTTTCGCCGGAAGGCTGATGAAAAACGGCTATATGATTGATTGCAACGACATGGGCGCTCAATTTACTGAAGGCCGAATTAATTCTCGAGTGGCTGAGATTCGCAAGCAATTAAGTTCAAGTTCTGAAAAAGTGCAAGATCTTATCTTTGCTAGATCTCTATTCTCCGGGCCAGCCTCAGCTAATCATCGTAGTCTAGTATTTGTTCAGCTCAGTTCTTTCAACTGTGGAGGCATAGTATTGAGTGTGTCTATAAATCACAGGATTGCTGATGCATCCAGCGTATCAACTTTCATGAATGATTGGGCAGCAATAGCTCGTCAAACGAGTGACATCCCATCTCCTCATCTTCACGGAGCTTCTCTATTCCCCCTTGTTGACGGTCAGCAATATCGACACCCATTTCCTCCTAAGCCGGATCAAGGGAAGTACGCGAAAAGGATATTGGCGTTCCATGCTTCTAAAATTGGAGAACTCAAGGCTGCTGCTCTTAACTCAGGAGTAGAAAACCCTACTCGGTTTGAAGTTGTGTCAGCCCTACTTTACAGTTGTTTTATGTCTGCAGCATCAAAGGCAAACTCGGGATCACACATCCGCCCATCAATCTTCTTTAATGCTGTGAATTTTCGACAAATAATTGTCcctccacttccacaaaattCAGTTGGGAATTTTGCCACCTATTTCCTGACATCAGTTGACAACAATGCTGAAGTTAAATTACCAGAGTTAGTTAATAAACTGAGGGAAGGCAAAACAAAATTGCGCAAGGAGTGCACAGAAAACATCAATGCCATTCCTAGTAAGCTAAAAGCATCCCATTCAGCATCGCCGACAGCAGCAATTGAAACAATCAACTCTGACTGCTACGGGTGCTCAAGCTGGTGTAGGTTTCCATTTTATGGTGTTGATTTTGGCTGGGGAACACCTTCGCTGGTATACCCAGCAATCATTCCAGAGCAAAATGCCAACATTTTGGTATTGATAGACATGGAAGATGGTAATGGAATATATGCACATCTTATCCTAAAAGAGTTGGACATGTCactattggaagaaaatgaggtGCTGCTTGCTTATGCCTCTTTGGATGCTTAA